ATACCATGGAACTTCCCCATTTTAATGGCTGCTTGGAAGATTGCTCCAGCCATTGCAGCAGGGAATACAGTTATTATTCATCCGTCTTCATCTACTTCCCTTAGCTTATTAGAATTGGCTAAATTATTGGATCAAGTATTACCACCAGGTGTAGTTAATGTCATTACTGGTAGAGGTGCTGATTCAGGTGATTATATGCTTCACCATGAGGGCATTAGCAAGCTAGCCTTTACTGGCTCAACAGAGGTTGGTTATACCGTAGCAAAAGCAGCCGCTGATCGTTTAGTTCCAGCTACATTAGAGCTAGGTGGAAAATCGGCAAATATTTTCTTTAATGATGCTCCTTGGGAAAGAGCAATTGAAGGTGCTCAATTAGGTATTTTATTTAACCAAGGACAAGTATGTAGTGCTGGATCGCGTATTTTTGTTCAAGAGGGTATCTATGATAAGTTTGTCAGCGAATTAAAAGCAGCGTTCGAAAATATTAAGGTTGGCCTCCCTTGGGAAGATGGCGTACAAATGGGTGCACAAATCAATCAAAAACAGTTGGATAAAATTTTACAATATGTTGAAATCGGGCAAAAGGAAGGCGCTAAATTAATCACAGGTGGTTATCAAATCAAAGAGAACGGTCTGGAAAATGGTGTGTTTATGGCACCAACTATTCTTGCTGATGCAGATAACAATATGCGTATCTCACAAGAAGAGATCTTTGGACCTGTCGCTACGGTGATTAAATTTAAGACAGAAGAAGAAGCCATTCGCTTAGCAAATGAATCCGAATACGGGCTTGGCGGCGGAGTATGGACAAAGGATCTAAACACGGCTTTGCGTGTATCCCGTAAAGTAGAAACAGGCCGTATGTGGGTGAACCAGTATACGAACTTCTCTGCCGGTGCACCATTTGGTGGTTATAAAAAATCGGGTATTGGTCGTGAGACATATAAAAGTATTCTCGATGCTTATACCCAAACAAAAAATATTTTCATCAGTATGAAAGAGGAAAAAGACGGACTCTATTAATCATTTTAAAGAGCTGTGTTTATAAGCAATGCTAGCTTATAAGACACGGCTTTTTTACGTGGAGAGGAATTATTAATATACGATCGTTCTGACATAAATTCGTAAAATCATTCGTTTTTTAATCAATATTTGATACATTTGTTTTACTTATTGCCCTTTATTCATGTATATTACTAGTAGAAGTGTTTTATTTTTAGCATGGTTAGGAGCGATTAATTTGGAAAGAGTAGTCGGAACAGTTGTCAGAGGTCTTCGTTGCCCCATTATTAATCAAGGTGACAAAATTGAAGACATTGTGGTAAATAGTGTATTAAAAGCTTCCGAGGTGGAAGGCTTTCAAATAAATGATAAGGATATCGTTACTGTTACAGAATCAGTCGTAGCGCGTGCTCAAGGCAATTACGCTTCGATCGATCATATCGCTGCGGACGTCCAAGCCAAATTTGGTGAAGAAACAATTGGGGTTATATTTCCCATTTTAAGTCGGAATCGTTTCGCAATTTGTCTCCGTGGTATTGCGAAAGGCGCTAAAAAAATTGTGCTGATGCTAAACTATCCATCTGATGAAGTGGGAAATCATTTAGTAGATCTTGATACGCTGGATGAAAAAGGCGTTAACCCTTGGACAGATGTGTTAACAGAAAAACAATTCCGTGACCTTTTTGGCCATCAAAAGCATACGTTTACTGGTATTGACTATATTGATTACTATAAATCCATTGTGAAAGAATATGGGATTGAATGTGAAGTTATTTTCGCCAATGATCCAAAAACGATCCTAGACTACACGAAAAATGTACTCAGCTGTGATATTCATTCACGATTCAGAACGAAAAGAATTTTAACGGCGAACGGGGCAGAAAAAGTTTACAGTTTGGATGACATCTTAACCAAATCTATTGATGGCAGTGGTTATAATGAAGCTTACGGCCTTTTAGGTTCTAATAAATCCACAGAGAATACAGTTAAGCTTTTCCCTAGAAATTGTCAGCCTGTTGTAGATAAAATCCAACAGATGCTTAAGGAAAAGACTGGAAATAATGTAGAAGTGATGGTATACGGCGATGGTGCATTTAAAGACCCTGTGGGGAAAATCTGGGAGCTTGCTGACCCTGTAGTTTCACCAGCTTATACATCTGGTCTTGAAGGCACACCAAACGAAGTGAAATTAAAGTACCTTGCTGATAATAACTTTGCTGACTTAAAAGGAAAGGAACTTGAGGAAGCGATTAACAACTATATTGAAAATAAAGGTGAAGATCTTGTAGGGTCCATGGAAACACAAGGAACAACGCCAAGAAAGCTTACTGATCTTATTGGCTCCTTATCTGACTTAACCTCAGGTAGTGGCGATAAAGGTACACCGATTATTTATATCCAAGGATATTTTGATAATTATACGAAGTAAGTAAGAAGCCAGGCACCAGCGATTTTTGTTGGTGTCTGGTTTCATTATCTTTCCTTTCAAAACGATAGATTTCGTTTAAGTGTGACGCTATTTCTGTCTGGGGGAACAAAACATGTAAAGCGGATTCAATTTTCGTTACAATTATCCGATTTGGTTGCCCCCCTAAAAGCATTAATATGGTATTTAACACCAAAAAACATGTAGCCAAACAGGTAAAAGTAAGAAATAGTTCTGAATTTAGGGTAAAGGACCCTACATATGCTATTAAAATTTAGCTTCACCAACACACATTTAAAATACATAGGGGAACTACTCAAATCATTGTTCGCTACAACCTTTAATGTAAAAATTAAGGGTAATCGGATAGTAGTGTGGGAATACATTAATATGCACTTATCACGTTCCGTCATATAAATGTAGCTACTATATATATTCAGTTTCTTGGATTGTCTTAAAAAAAGCCTTTTTGTGGATTAACTATTTGACAGCTTATTCCAAGGTTTGAATTTTTATTAATAAATTGGAAATCTATATTCAGGTGAAAAGGCTTGGAAGTTAGATTGAAAGATCACTCCCTTTTGTTAATTTCAGTGTATAGTAATGTTTATTATGCTGACACTTATTTTGTGTATCAAAAGTTTATGGTAAAACCAGCATTCCTATTTGGAGCTCAAATAGGATAGTGCATAAAATTTACTTCTATGCGTTTGCATTAATGGTGTATTTAGTTATAGTATTCTTATAATGAATGCTTTAGATACCTAAAATGTTTATACAACTAAATAAAGTGAGGGGTTTTATGCTAGAAAAGCGAATGAATGGGATTTTTCAAACATTAGATCAAATAAACTACGCATTGTTACATCACTACGATGAAGTGCTTGAAATTAACACCAAAGCAGTCTTTAATTATCGAGCATGTCCAGCAGCATAATACATTAACAGTCAGTGAACTGACTGAAAAGATGAATGTGACTACAAGTGCAGTTAGCCAGTTGTTAAGTAAATTAGAGAAAGAGCATTATATCGAGCGATCCATTAATCCTAACTCAAGACGTGAAATCGTCGTAACACTTGGCTTGATGGGTAAAGAACTTTATGAATTATATGCAAAAGTAGATGAGCAAATTGTATCAACATACTATGCTAAACTAGATGACGAAGTAATTAGTCAATTGGAACAGGCAGTGAACAAGATCTATAAGGTCATTTTGGAAGAACAAATGAAAGCAAAAGGAGAGTAGTCCCCATGAATTGGATTTATTTAGTTATTGTTTTTACCATTTGTATACCAGGCATTTATTTTATGTATCAGTCGGAAAAAATACATATAAAAGAGGATGATGTGACAGATGGGCAACGATTAATTGCACATGGCTTAACAGCACTTGTATTTTCAGCGATGGGTGCTTATTTTGTTCCTAAGATTCATGTTGTTCAACAAATAGAAATTAGTCAAATTCTATTATATGGTTTAGGTCTAGGTGTTATCTGTTCTCTTAGCCATTTGTTGTTTTATTATATGTATTTAGTGCCAAGATTGACAAAAACAGATTATATGGAAATTGAAACACATTATGTAAATACAGGTATTTTAAGTCGTGTATTTTATGGCGGAGTTGTAGAAGAAGTTATGTTTCGATGGGGCTTGCTTAGCTTATTTATTTGGTTGTTTCAATTAATGAGTATGGGTGATCGTGTTAGTACATTGTTTGCAATTTCCATTTCAAGTGTCTTATTTGCCGTTGTTCATTTACCATCTATTAAACTTGTTGCCTCGCAACCAAAACCTCTTATGTATGTGTATACGATTATTGGTAACATTTGGGTTGGTTTTTTCGCTGGGGTAGCCTTCATCCAAGGGGGATTATTAGCAGCTATATTTGTCCACATGCTTTTCCATTTAATATGGTGGCCAATTCAAAATCGTGAATATGTTAAGTTGCATAGTAAATAAAGGTAAAACAAACTAAGAAACAAAAAATCACCCAGACGTTAAAACAAGGCAATGGTATAGATGGATTTGCTCAACCTGCCTAATCTCAAAGTAAAGGACATGAAGGAATTCGAGGACGATTATCGTTTTTTGGTGGTACCAACAGCTCCATCTCCTTCGCATTGTCCTAAATGTGGCACAGTGCCGAACCTCTACAAGCATGGTACGAAAGAACAGTTATTCTTTGATTTACCTATGCACGCTAAACGTGTAGGTTTAACCATTAAGCGACAACGATATAAATGTCGTGAGTGTGAAGGAACCTTCTTTGAAGAGCTTCATGACATTGATGAAAGTCGTTCCGTCACTGTTAGACTTGTAGACTGGATTCAGCAGGCAAGCCTTGAAAAGACATTTACCAGCATTGCTTACGACATAGGTGTTGATGAAAAGACTGTACGTAACATCTTTAATGACTATGTTGTTGAACTTGAAGCAGAAACAGAGTTCAGAACTCCAAGATGGCTTGGTCTTGATGAAGTTCATTTATTAAAAAACTACCGTTTTGCCGTTACAGATGTTGAAAACAGATCGGTGATTGACATTTTACGAAAACGTAATAAGTCCGTGGTTATTGACTATCTTTCAAAACTTCAAGACATTGATAAAGTTGAACTTGTAGCAATGGATATGTGGAGACCTTACAAAGACGCAGTTAGTATGGTGATTCCACATGCTAAAATCGTTATTGATAAATTCCATTTTGTCAAATTGGCTAATGAATCCTTGGAAAAGATACGTAAAGCGAATCGTCAAAAGGTATCCGCCAAAGAGCGTAGCAATGAGGGAGGGTTCCTTTTGACCCTTTTTCCACACTATTATCCGATTACCCAAAATTAATAACTGCATGGCTATTCTTTTTATATCCGTCCATACTTTTCACCTCATATCTTAGTATGGACAGCTAAAGATAAGGCTAAAAGCGATACCGTCTAAAGGCGGTAGAATTAGACCACGAACTTGGAAATTAAAAATAAATATTTTAAATATTTGCAACCATTTACAACAGCTATTCGCTTCTCCTCTATAAAAGGCCGTTAGATATTACCTGTTGGAATAAGCCGATATTCCCAATGCGTTCGACATTCAAACAGCTTATAATAACCTTCTTGCTCATCTTTTTCCATGTAGCCACATTGCTGGCGCGAATTGAAAACATCTTGCACTTCATTTTCTGTCGCGATATAGTGACTGTCATCTGGCGTAACCCGAATCCAACTTTGTTCAGCATTTTTATCATACATTGATTTTAAACCATAAATTAATACACCTTGTGCGCCTTTATCTTTTACGACTCTAATTTCACTGGTATTATTTTTACCTTTTTCTCCAGCGATTTTCATAAATTCTTCAAGGATATCTTTATTTTTTAGTTTATTATTTTTCCAAACAACATCATCTTCATCTGGAATGAATTCTTTTATTTGTTCGTTCTCCGCCCTGTTATCAGTCGCCTTCCGTATACCTTCCCGTTTTCTTAATTGCTCTTGCGCAATAAGGACAGCAGAACGAAGACTAAATGCATTATCATAGTCCTCCATCTGATCCAAAGCATTCATATCAATTTCATCAATTGCCTCTTGTGCTTCATTAATTTGTTCTTGTTCTGTTGAGTCTTTTATTTTACTTGTCTCCCACTCTTTGACTGTTTCTTCGTCTTCCACTTCAAACAAATCGCTCACCTTCTTGGCTGCTATGTCAATGTTACTGGCATTTCCATTTGCGTTATTGCAACCTTGCAATACCAACACCCCACATATCGTTATAAATAGGCTGATCATGATTGCTTTCCTTTTTATTTGGACAGTAAATCCATTTCTTTTGTTCAAATTACTACCCCCCGTAAAATTAATGTGTCTATCATGGAAGACGTTTAGACTACAAAAAAAAACAGTTCTTGGAAAGTATTTCAGTTACCAAAATAACTTCTTACAACAAATATAACACTTCTAGTTCCATAAACATATTGCTTTTCAAGCTCAATCATTCAAAATATAGGTGGTACTTACCTGGATTTCTGATCTTCTATCTTGTTAAGTGTGATTAGAAATTAATTCGAGATGGGGTCAATACTAAATTCTAATAAGGAAAGAGATTTTGGTCTTGCAAAGATTAAGCATGCAGAAGTTACTCTTGCTTATGCTGGTAATAGCGCTGGTTACGCTAGCAGCTTGCGCGGAGGCAGACAGTTCCACGGATTTCCTGCATGAGAAGGAGGAAGCAGGACAAGCAAAATGAGATGTTTTCGAATTGGAGGTTAATTTTAATGCACAATCACGTTCATTATATTGTTGACACAGCAAAGGAAAACGGATGGAATGTTTCAACTACTATCTGTGTGAAAATCTTCCCAATTATGGATACAACAAATAAAGAGGCTCAGCTATTGCTGCATTCTTTAGCCTATTACACTACCTCAGGAGTCCCACATTCCACCAACTCTTAATAAATAAAGAAGTTGAGATATAAGAAAATACTATATAACAAAAGCCGAACAATTATAAATGGATTGTCCGGCTTGTTTGTATTAAAGTAACCTCACCCCTAACATCGCTATGTCGAAATACTTCGCTTTCCGCAGGACTCCTCAGCTTCCTCGGAAAGCATAGATCGCTTTCCTATTAAATCTTCTGCTCGTACTGTTCCCACAGAAGTCTACATACTTTGGGTACGCTAAAATCTTGCGCATAAACAGTAACGGTTTATTGTTCGTTTGTTTAATCAGCTGTTTTAGTTATGTTCCTATTCTCAATTAAACTTACGCATACTTATCTGTAATCTTTAGATAGAACTCAAATAGTTTAACAGAGGATAGCAAAACTTCTAACGAGAAAAGTAAATGAAAGCGCTCTCTCTGAGGTTCACTTTTTTTCTAAATCATGTCACCGTTACTTATTTGCGACTTCTCTATCCTCTTCTAATTGCCTTTTCTTCAAGATATGGTCAAAGTAATCCGTATATTCAGTTTTACCGCTATAAGAAATCATTAAATACTCAATTGCACGTGTCATCCCAATGTACATTAAAGCCGCCTCTCTATCATTATCTTCTTCTAAAGCAAACGGTGTATTATCTGCATTCACAATAAAGACTGCTTGAAAATCTAGCCCTTTGCTACTATCCAAAGTAAATATCTTTGCAGAGCCGTCGTCTTTTTTATAATTACGTTTTGTTTCTTGATTTTCTGTAACCCATGTATACGGAATTTGATGTTGTTTAAAAGTGCTTTTCAAAATATTTATAACGTTTATTTTATATGTCCTTCTCACACGGTATAAAACGAGCATCTCTTCGTATGGGACTTTCTTTTCCTGGTGAAGTTTCTTCATTGCCCTAGCTACCATCT
This genomic interval from Virgibacillus pantothenticus contains the following:
- a CDS encoding MarR family winged helix-turn-helix transcriptional regulator; protein product: MKLTPKQSLIIEHVQQHNTLTVSELTEKMNVTTSAVSQLLSKLEKEHYIERSINPNSRREIVVTLGLMGKELYELYAKVDEQIVSTYYAKLDDEVISQLEQAVNKIYKVILEEQMKAKGE
- a CDS encoding ISL3 family transposase, coding for MKEFEDDYRFLVVPTAPSPSHCPKCGTVPNLYKHGTKEQLFFDLPMHAKRVGLTIKRQRYKCRECEGTFFEELHDIDESRSVTVRLVDWIQQASLEKTFTSIAYDIGVDEKTVRNIFNDYVVELEAETEFRTPRWLGLDEVHLLKNYRFAVTDVENRSVIDILRKRNKSVVIDYLSKLQDIDKVELVAMDMWRPYKDAVSMVIPHAKIVIDKFHFVKLANESLEKIRKANRQKVSAKERSNEGGFLLTLFPHYYPITQN
- a CDS encoding CPBP family intramembrane glutamic endopeptidase, encoding MNWIYLVIVFTICIPGIYFMYQSEKIHIKEDDVTDGQRLIAHGLTALVFSAMGAYFVPKIHVVQQIEISQILLYGLGLGVICSLSHLLFYYMYLVPRLTKTDYMEIETHYVNTGILSRVFYGGVVEEVMFRWGLLSLFIWLFQLMSMGDRVSTLFAISISSVLFAVVHLPSIKLVASQPKPLMYVYTIIGNIWVGFFAGVAFIQGGLLAAIFVHMLFHLIWWPIQNREYVKLHSK
- a CDS encoding coenzyme F420-0:L-glutamate ligase, with protein sequence MERVVGTVVRGLRCPIINQGDKIEDIVVNSVLKASEVEGFQINDKDIVTVTESVVARAQGNYASIDHIAADVQAKFGEETIGVIFPILSRNRFAICLRGIAKGAKKIVLMLNYPSDEVGNHLVDLDTLDEKGVNPWTDVLTEKQFRDLFGHQKHTFTGIDYIDYYKSIVKEYGIECEVIFANDPKTILDYTKNVLSCDIHSRFRTKRILTANGAEKVYSLDDILTKSIDGSGYNEAYGLLGSNKSTENTVKLFPRNCQPVVDKIQQMLKEKTGNNVEVMVYGDGAFKDPVGKIWELADPVVSPAYTSGLEGTPNEVKLKYLADNNFADLKGKELEEAINNYIENKGEDLVGSMETQGTTPRKLTDLIGSLSDLTSGSGDKGTPIIYIQGYFDNYTK
- a CDS encoding aldehyde dehydrogenase family protein, which translates into the protein MNSKVNTAQLIDPSYKLYIGGQWVEGTEGRKIASYNPSTGEKLSEVIDATHADVDMAVEAATKAFQSWKTVGVEERSKLLLKIADLIDENADHLAMVETLDNGKPIRESRGADVPLCADHFRYFAGVIRSEEGTAKELDDDTLTLTLKEPIGVVGQIIPWNFPILMAAWKIAPAIAAGNTVIIHPSSSTSLSLLELAKLLDQVLPPGVVNVITGRGADSGDYMLHHEGISKLAFTGSTEVGYTVAKAAADRLVPATLELGGKSANIFFNDAPWERAIEGAQLGILFNQGQVCSAGSRIFVQEGIYDKFVSELKAAFENIKVGLPWEDGVQMGAQINQKQLDKILQYVEIGQKEGAKLITGGYQIKENGLENGVFMAPTILADADNNMRISQEEIFGPVATVIKFKTEEEAIRLANESEYGLGGGVWTKDLNTALRVSRKVETGRMWVNQYTNFSAGAPFGGYKKSGIGRETYKSILDAYTQTKNIFISMKEEKDGLY